One Parageobacillus sp. KH3-4 genomic region harbors:
- a CDS encoding tetratricopeptide repeat protein codes for MEEKNRAGIAYMQKGNYEEAIKCFHDAIEENPHDPVGYINFGTVLAAAGEEEKALNFFKKAIELDSNAAAAYYGMGSVYYKRQQFAQAKDMFEQAIQKGLNDGDVFFMLGMSLMHLEAPRLALPYLQRAVELNERDVEAVFQLGLCLAQLEFVDEAMGYFQKTIQLDERHADAYYNLGVIYAYKDDVKTALKMFTTALQIRPDHLLAGYGKKMMEKALQR; via the coding sequence ATGGAGGAGAAAAACCGAGCAGGAATCGCATATATGCAAAAAGGAAATTATGAAGAAGCGATAAAATGTTTTCATGATGCGATTGAAGAAAATCCGCACGATCCAGTCGGCTACATCAATTTTGGAACGGTGTTGGCCGCGGCCGGAGAAGAGGAAAAAGCGCTTAACTTTTTCAAAAAAGCGATTGAGCTCGATAGCAACGCGGCGGCGGCATACTATGGAATGGGATCTGTCTATTACAAACGCCAGCAGTTTGCGCAAGCGAAGGATATGTTTGAACAAGCGATTCAGAAGGGGCTAAACGATGGAGACGTCTTTTTCATGCTCGGAATGTCATTGATGCATTTGGAGGCTCCACGTCTTGCGTTGCCGTATTTACAGAGAGCGGTGGAGTTGAACGAGCGCGATGTAGAGGCGGTGTTTCAGCTCGGGCTGTGCCTTGCGCAGCTTGAATTTGTCGATGAGGCGATGGGCTATTTTCAAAAAACGATCCAGTTAGATGAACGCCATGCCGATGCGTATTATAATTTAGGGGTTATCTATGCTTATAAAGATGATGTAAAGACCGCATTAAAAATGTTTACGACCGCGCTTCAGATCCGGCCGGATCATTTGCTTGCCGGATATGGGAAAAAGATGATGGAAAAGGCGTTACAACGATAA